One window of the Trifolium pratense cultivar HEN17-A07 linkage group LG2, ARS_RC_1.1, whole genome shotgun sequence genome contains the following:
- the LOC123909945 gene encoding GPN-loop GTPase 3-like, whose protein sequence is MGYAQLVIGPAGSGKSTYCSSLYKHCETVRRAIHIVNLDPAAENFDYPVAMDVRELISLDDVMEELGLGPNGGLVYCMEHLEDNLNDWLDEELDNYLDDEYLVFDCPGQIELYSHVPVFRNFVEHLKRRNFNVCVVYLLDSQFMVDVTKFISGCMASLSAMVQLELPHVNILSKMDLVTNKKDLEEFLDPEPTFLLSELNKRMAPQYAKLNKALIELVSSYSMVSFIPLDLRKEKSIQYVLAQIDNCIQYGEDADVKVKDFDQDDDE, encoded by the exons ATGGGTTATGCACAACTTGTTATAGGTCCTGCTGGTAGTGGCAAG TCTACATATTGCTCGAGTTTGTACAAACACTGTGAAACTGTACGACGGGCAATACATATTGTGAACCTTGATCCAGCTGCTGAAAATTTTGACTATCCTGTTGCGATGG ATGTAAGGGAACTCATTTCCCTGGATGATGTTATGGAAGAGCTTGGGTTAGGTCCTAATGGTGGCCTTGTATACTGCATGGA ACACCTTGAAGATAACCTAAACGATTGGCTTGATGAGGAGCTGGACAATTATTTGGATGACGAGTACTTGGTTTTTGATTGCCCTG GTCAGATAGAACTTTATTCACATGTGCCAGTGTTTCGGAATTTTGTTGAACATTTGAAAAGGAGAAATTTTAATGTCTGTGTTGTGTACTTACTTGATTCACAG TTCATGGTAGATGTGACCAAATTTATCAGTGGATGCATGGCTTCCCTTTCTGCAATGGTTCAACTTGAACTACCTCATGTCAATATCCTCTCAAAAATGGACCTTGTGACTAACAAAAAGGATCTTGAAGA ATTCTTGGATCCAGAACCTACCTTTTTACTGTCTGAATTGAACAAACGGATGGCTCCTCAGTATGCAAAGTTGAATAAAGCTTTGATTGAACTG GTAAGTAGTTATAGCATGGTGAGTTTTATACCACTAGACTTGAGGAAAGAAAAAAG CATACAATATGTATTGGCTCAAATTGACAACTGCATTCAATATGGAGAAGATGCCGATGTGAAGGTTAAGGATTTTGATCAAGACGATGATGAGTAG
- the LOC123904082 gene encoding uncharacterized protein LOC123904082: protein MVHNEKAKVDIKFDDVADILPGKENICIKGKIHVIVTKQLIYMFDSKLGESQRYEMSYFSVFPLSGFYRTTLYPYKLCSKLRQREYVRDDKMTKMVIVELTYHNGKCECGLIGDYVDDLNKKMGKSMTGLPIVVVQFVKVKFFRDNLEVESFKNVIVVHGIESDTIVPLIGERVKHPLDEEFLRMYPMKFIAELGKLFEDGMFVVCVEVVGIVDAHDWLYLACKCHKRVIPDSDVYFCSANTTWVVYFEVTDGKTTCVFLLFDSEMSYMIEKSCAFFVAQSKAVVSDGSYRVKKVCMNPTIIEAFCSEGGFFTPSKIHDPVKR, encoded by the exons ATGGTTCATAACGAGAAAGCGAAGGTTGATATCAAGTTTGATGACGTTGCTGATATATTGCCTggtaaagaaaatatttgtattaaG GGAAAAATTCATGTCATTGTTACGAAGCAGCTTATTTATATGTTTGATTCCAAGCTTGGAGAGAGCCAAAGATACGAGATGTCGTATTTCTCTGTTTTCCCGCTAAGTGGTTTCTACCGTACGACCCTTTACCCATATAAACTTTGTTCCAAATTAAGACAAAGAGAGTATGTAAGGGATGACAAGATGACTAAAATGGTTATTGTTGAGTTAACTTATCACaa TGGTAAATGTGAATGTGGATTGATTGGTGACTATGTTGATGATTTGAACAAGAAAATGGGGAAATCTATGACCGGCTTGCCTATTGTTGTTGTCCAATTTGTCAAAGTGAAATTTTTTAGAG ATAATCTGGAAGTTGAATCATTTAAGAATGT TATTGTTGTCCATGGTATTGAGAGTGATACCATTGTTCCATTGATTGGAGAACGTGTTAAACATCCTCTTGATGAAGAATTTCTTCGTATGTATCCCATGAAATTTATTGCTGAGTTGGGTAAACTCTTTGAGGATGGTATGTTTGTTGTGTGTGTTGAGGTTGTTGGAATAGTAGATGCACATGATTGGTTGTATCTGGCTTGCAAATGTCACAAACGTGTTATTCCTGATTCAGATGTCTATTTTTGCA GTGCTAATACTACATGGGTTGTTTACTTTGAAGTTACTGATGGTAAAACCACATGTGTGTTTCTTCTATTTGATTCTGAGATGAGTTACATGATTGAGAAATCTTGTGCTTTTTTCGTTGCTCAGTCCAAG GCAGTTGTTTCTGATGGTTCCTATAGGGTCAAAAAAGTTTGTATGAATCCTACCATTATTGAAGCATTTTGTTCTGAAGGTGGATTTTTCACTCCATCAAAG